The Clostridium sp. AWRP genome has a window encoding:
- the crcB gene encoding fluoride efflux transporter CrcB encodes MNFLIVGIGGIIGSLARFCLGNLVNKKFKSLFPLGTFIINITGALLLGILSSSHISRNLYILLCDGFLGAYTTFSSFMYEDFKLFQLKYKLHAYTYVIMTALIGLSFYALGTRITYYAGF; translated from the coding sequence ATGAACTTTTTAATAGTTGGAATTGGCGGCATAATTGGAAGCCTAGCTAGATTTTGTCTTGGTAACTTGGTAAATAAAAAATTTAAGTCTCTATTTCCCCTAGGAACTTTTATCATAAATATAACAGGAGCCTTGCTGCTTGGAATACTTAGCAGCTCTCACATTTCTAGAAACTTATATATTCTTTTGTGTGATGGATTTTTAGGAGCCTATACCACCTTTTCTTCCTTTATGTACGAGGATTTTAAACTTTTTCAATTAAAGTATAAATTGCATGCATATACATATGTAATTATGACAGCATTAATTGGACTATCATTCTATGCCCTAGGAACTAGAATAACATACTATGCAGGATTTTAA
- a CDS encoding CrcB family protein, translated as MKKYIYIGLGGFLGAILRFTLENIKISTYLTLIPINTLFINITGAFILAFVTTATVYTSVVSSNIKLGICTGFAGAYTTFSTLCKETVSLINSNHPILAICYICISLILGLAFAYLGEFTSIKLVSKLNLNYSVDLDKLDDTDYKNKGTSI; from the coding sequence TTGAAAAAATATATTTACATAGGACTGGGTGGTTTTTTAGGTGCAATTTTAAGATTTACATTAGAAAATATAAAAATAAGTACCTATTTAACTTTAATTCCTATAAATACTTTATTTATAAATATAACAGGAGCCTTTATTCTAGCCTTCGTAACCACTGCTACTGTTTATACTTCAGTTGTATCTTCAAATATAAAGTTAGGAATATGTACTGGATTTGCAGGAGCTTATACTACTTTTTCTACCTTATGCAAAGAAACTGTATCACTTATAAATTCAAACCACCCTATTTTAGCTATATGCTATATTTGTATTTCTTTAATTTTGGGACTTGCCTTTGCTTATCTTGGAGAATTTACTTCTATAAAATTAGTTTCAAAATTAAACCTCAACTACTCTGTTGATTTAGATAAATTAGATGATACTGATTATAAAAATAAGGGAACTTCCATTTGA